In Caldisphaera lagunensis DSM 15908, a single genomic region encodes these proteins:
- a CDS encoding YHS domain-containing protein, which translates to MIDPVCGMEVDKSSKYKTLYKGQVYYFCSENCLNSFKKDPEKYLKEGPKGMPH; encoded by the coding sequence TTGATAGATCCTGTTTGTGGTATGGAAGTTGATAAAAGCTCAAAATACAAAACATTGTATAAAGGACAAGTATATTATTTTTGCAGTGAAAATTGTTTAAATTCATTTAAAAAGGATCCAGAAAAGTATTTAAAGGAAGGCCCTAAAGGAATGCCTCATTAA